A genomic window from Solanum stenotomum isolate F172 chromosome 10, ASM1918654v1, whole genome shotgun sequence includes:
- the LOC125878192 gene encoding zinc finger protein VAR3, chloroplastic-like isoform X1, whose translation MLKIFTSKGSNSILLKIIQNCSISNFHTKNSAIQFILEEGKTLQSQQTTKQNEEAEFSRKPNSGIQTPQLWPEWVNLMDKLLKIGYFEGFGNPFGNAQWDANLIRTACLNFARDRFDLIRAMVTDICPGKILGCLQVVAVQAWIEKLSTLESALEYCSASRKEIFCILRGSCERAYVVPREDQGGRTVDVMRLLLTYGLNPITGAVENKPSLNKRVEESARKLLKEIVKFSSEELFCETKKSTNPGNPSVQGDHQEEGQINALRKHGDWVCPKCNFLNFSRNSKCLRCNGLNHERLNKLRQEQDHLPLKKGDWICYKCHFMNFAKNTRCLQCTEMPPKRQLNPGEWECESCNYINFKRNTVCLKCDHRRPKASSCAGSSCGSTKQNRTISRTRPYFGELNEETDEEWQLVESECEDRLSSMPENQVVDFPVLGGNSELSRDAKKQERWKTRNERENGDELNNKYFQNSGNEEMDEWFGHKNAQVSQKL comes from the exons ATGTTGAAGATATTCACATCAAAAGGAAGCAATTCAATTCTTCtcaaaattattcaaaactGTTCCATCTCCAATTTCCATACCAAAAACTCAGCAATCCAGTTCATTCTTGAAGAAGGCAAAACACTTCAATCCCAACAAACCACTAAGCAGAATGAAGAAGCTGAGTTTTCCAGAAAACCTAATTCTGGAATTCAGACTCCTCAACTTTGGCCTGAATGGGTGAACTTGATGGACAAGTTGTTAAAAATTGGATATTTTGAGGGATTTGGAAACCCTTTTGGAAATGCTCAATGGGATGCAAACCTAATTAGAACTGCTTGTTTGAATTTTGCTCGAGACCGGTTTGATCTCATAAG GGCCATGGTAACAGATATTTGTCCCGGCAAGATATTGGGGTGCTTGCAAGTTGTGGCTGTCCAAGCATGGATAGAAAAGTTGTCAACTCTGGAAAGCGCCTTAGAGTATTGTTCGGCATCGAGGAAGGAAAT CTTCTGCATATTGAGGGGAAGTTGTGAGAGGGCTTATGTCGTGCCACGTGAAGATCAAGGTGGTCGAACTGTTGATGTTATGCGTCTACTATTGACTTACGGACTTAATCCTATTACTGGTGCTGTGGAGAATAAACCATCCTTGAACAAAAGAGTTGAGGAATCAGCAAGAAAGTTGTTGAAAGAAATTGTGAAGTTCAGTTCTGAGGAACTCTTCTGTGAAACAAAGAAATCCACAAACCCTGGGAATCCATCTGTACAAGGTGATCACCAAGAAGAAGGTCAGATCAATGCTCTGAGGAAACATGGTGATTGGGTTTGTCCCAA ATGCAACTTCTTAAATTTTTCTAGAAATTCTAAGTGCTTACGGTGCAATGGCTTAAATCACGAAAGACTTAACAAGTTAAGACAGGAGCAGGATCATCTTCCATTAAAGAAAGGCGACTGGATTTGCTACAA ATGCCATTTTATGAACTTTGCAAAGAATACAAGGTGTTTGCAGTGTACAGAAATGCCACCTAAACGGCAGCTTAATCCTGGAGAGTGGGAGTGTGAATC GTGCAACTACAtcaatttcaaaagaaacaCGGTGTGCTTGAAATGTGATCACAGACGACCTAAAGCATCTAGCTGTGCAGGTTCTTCCTGTGGATCTACAAAACAAAATAGAACCATTAGTCGAACACGGCCTTATTTTGGTGAACTGAATGAAGAAACAGATGAGGAATGGCAACTAGTTGAGAGTGAGTGTGAAGATCGTTTGAGCTCAATGCCAGAGAATCAGGTTGTTGATTTTCCTGTTTTAGGGGGGAATAGTGAATTGTCTCGAGATGCAAAGAAGCAAGAAAGGTGGAAGACTCGAAATGAAAGAGAAAATGGTGATGAATTGAATAACAAGTATTTTCAAAATAGTGGCAATGAGGAAATGGATGAGTGGTTTGGGCATAAAAATGCACAAGTCAGTCAGAAACTTTGA
- the LOC125878192 gene encoding zinc finger protein VAR3, chloroplastic-like isoform X2, with protein MLKIFTSKGSNSILLKIIQNCSISNFHTKNSAIQFILEEGKTLQSQQTTKQNEEAEFSRKPNSGIQTPQLWPEWVNLMDKLLKIGYFEGFGNPFGNAQWDANLIRTACLNFARDRFDLIRYLSRQDIGVLASCGCPSMDRKVVNSGKRLRVLFGIEEGNVCSFCILRGSCERAYVVPREDQGGRTVDVMRLLLTYGLNPITGAVENKPSLNKRVEESARKLLKEIVKFSSEELFCETKKSTNPGNPSVQGDHQEEGQINALRKHGDWVCPKCNFLNFSRNSKCLRCNGLNHERLNKLRQEQDHLPLKKGDWICYKCHFMNFAKNTRCLQCTEMPPKRQLNPGEWECESCNYINFKRNTVCLKCDHRRPKASSCAGSSCGSTKQNRTISRTRPYFGELNEETDEEWQLVESECEDRLSSMPENQVVDFPVLGGNSELSRDAKKQERWKTRNERENGDELNNKYFQNSGNEEMDEWFGHKNAQVSQKL; from the exons ATGTTGAAGATATTCACATCAAAAGGAAGCAATTCAATTCTTCtcaaaattattcaaaactGTTCCATCTCCAATTTCCATACCAAAAACTCAGCAATCCAGTTCATTCTTGAAGAAGGCAAAACACTTCAATCCCAACAAACCACTAAGCAGAATGAAGAAGCTGAGTTTTCCAGAAAACCTAATTCTGGAATTCAGACTCCTCAACTTTGGCCTGAATGGGTGAACTTGATGGACAAGTTGTTAAAAATTGGATATTTTGAGGGATTTGGAAACCCTTTTGGAAATGCTCAATGGGATGCAAACCTAATTAGAACTGCTTGTTTGAATTTTGCTCGAGACCGGTTTGATCTCATAAG ATATTTGTCCCGGCAAGATATTGGGGTGCTTGCAAGTTGTGGCTGTCCAAGCATGGATAGAAAAGTTGTCAACTCTGGAAAGCGCCTTAGAGTATTGTTCGGCATCGAGGAAGGAAAT GTCTGCAGCTTCTGCATATTGAGGGGAAGTTGTGAGAGGGCTTATGTCGTGCCACGTGAAGATCAAGGTGGTCGAACTGTTGATGTTATGCGTCTACTATTGACTTACGGACTTAATCCTATTACTGGTGCTGTGGAGAATAAACCATCCTTGAACAAAAGAGTTGAGGAATCAGCAAGAAAGTTGTTGAAAGAAATTGTGAAGTTCAGTTCTGAGGAACTCTTCTGTGAAACAAAGAAATCCACAAACCCTGGGAATCCATCTGTACAAGGTGATCACCAAGAAGAAGGTCAGATCAATGCTCTGAGGAAACATGGTGATTGGGTTTGTCCCAA ATGCAACTTCTTAAATTTTTCTAGAAATTCTAAGTGCTTACGGTGCAATGGCTTAAATCACGAAAGACTTAACAAGTTAAGACAGGAGCAGGATCATCTTCCATTAAAGAAAGGCGACTGGATTTGCTACAA ATGCCATTTTATGAACTTTGCAAAGAATACAAGGTGTTTGCAGTGTACAGAAATGCCACCTAAACGGCAGCTTAATCCTGGAGAGTGGGAGTGTGAATC GTGCAACTACAtcaatttcaaaagaaacaCGGTGTGCTTGAAATGTGATCACAGACGACCTAAAGCATCTAGCTGTGCAGGTTCTTCCTGTGGATCTACAAAACAAAATAGAACCATTAGTCGAACACGGCCTTATTTTGGTGAACTGAATGAAGAAACAGATGAGGAATGGCAACTAGTTGAGAGTGAGTGTGAAGATCGTTTGAGCTCAATGCCAGAGAATCAGGTTGTTGATTTTCCTGTTTTAGGGGGGAATAGTGAATTGTCTCGAGATGCAAAGAAGCAAGAAAGGTGGAAGACTCGAAATGAAAGAGAAAATGGTGATGAATTGAATAACAAGTATTTTCAAAATAGTGGCAATGAGGAAATGGATGAGTGGTTTGGGCATAAAAATGCACAAGTCAGTCAGAAACTTTGA